From the Halarchaeum grantii genome, the window GTCGTTGAGCCCCGACCACGACCCACGCGAGATGCTCTCGCGGGATGAGCTCGGGATGGTGAACGAGCAAGCGATCAGAGTGGCGGGCAACCTCGATGGGTGGTCGCGGGCGGCGATCAGTCGGCGCCTCGCTCAGGCGGTGCTCGACGGCGCGGACGTCCCCACGGCCGTCCTCGACGTGAAACAGGCACTTGAGGCCGCACCTGGACAGGTCATCCCCATCGATCGGGTTGAGGACGTCGATCGTGGCGAGGTGAGCGTTGAGGGCATAGTCACACAATTGTGGGAACCCGCCAGTGCGAAAATCGCTCAAGTCGGATTGCTTGAGGACGAGACCGGCCGAATCAAGTTCACCAGCTGGGTGCGGTCGAACGCAAAGCACGTCGAAGAAGGCGAGCGCGTGCAGATTCGCGGTGCGAGCACGAGCTGGTACCAAGGCCGTGTCTCGATCGCGGTCACCGGCTGGAGCACCATGCACTTCCCCGAGCGCGAGGATTGGTGGGAGTAAGGCGACCAGCAGTCTCTCTCTTTTTGTCTGCCGGGCCGGACCCAAGCCCCGCCGCCCCACCCTCCGCTCCGTGCTCGCGTTGCTGCGCGCGCAGCCACAACCGGACTTGGAACAATTATCGAAGACGCACAGAAGATCCACCAACAACGATAGACACTCGAAGAGACACTCGCTACCGCTATGCAACCGAGGTGGGTGTCCTAACTAAAGACGAACCCTGGCTTAGTCTAAGTAAAGGTTATAATGTTCCGCTTGATTGATGTGAACATCTCGATGACGAAGAAGACTATCGGACAAAACACAGGCCATTCAGGTCGCGTGAATCTATCCGGCCCTGAACTCGAGAAGTTCGAGGCCGACGTCGGCGACGAGATCAAGGTCGATATCGCTGAGTCAAAAGATATCGCCCGCGCGATCATCCAGAATAGTGATCACGACGAGTTCGTCATCGTCTCCAAACCAACCACGGAGGACCAATCCGAATGAGCGACACCACGTACCCGAATCTCTTCGACGCCTGCACCCCTCGTGACGACGTCCTCGACGGAACACTTCAAGAGGACGAGTTCGCAGCGAGCCTCGCAACCGTCGCCCACGCGCGAGACGAAGCTCCGCCCGTCTACCGTGACACCGAGCTCTTCTTCGATATGACGTACCCCACGGACGGGCTCAAGACACTCCTCAGTAACCTCACAGGGCGCTTCCTCGCCAGCGGTGGCTACGACAGCAACGAGTACACGAGTAGCATCCTCTGTCTCGACACCCGCTTCGGTGGCGGAAAGACCCACGACCTCATCGCTTCCTACCACCTCGCGACCAACCCAACAGCGGCCAACGACTTGGGCCGCCATCTCCTCCCGGGTGACGAGGAGTTCGCGACGGCCTATCAGGACGCCGTCGCGGACGGCCTCGACGTCGATACCGCCGTCTTCGTCGGTGGACACGTCGACGCGCAGAACGCCCGGAGCGACCGGACTGACCCGAACGCACCGAACACCCGGACGATGTGGGGGGAGATCGCCTATCAGCTCTACGGCGTCGAGGGCTACGAACTCCTCAAGGAGTACGACCAGGAGCGCAACGCACCCGGGCAGAACACCCTCAAGGACCTCTTCGACCTCGGTGATGGTCCCGCTCTGGTGCTTGTGGACGAGATCGCGGCGTATCTCGAGAGTGCCTCCGCGGTCGAAGTCGGCAGCGCGACGCTCGCGAGTCAGACGCTGAGCTTCGTGCTCTCCCTTCTCGAGACGGCGTCCGAGTCGGACGACGTCACGATCGTCTACTCGATCGCGGACACGGCCTTCGAGGAGGAAGCGGAGGACATCCGCGGCCTCATCGACGAACTGAACCAGATCGGTCGTCGGCAGCACAAGACGGTCACACCGACTGACGAGAGCGAGGTGGGACAAGTACTCCAGCATCGCCTCTTCGAGGAGATTAACGGGGACGCCGCGGCGTCGGTCGCGCAGTCGTACTTCCAGTTCTACACGAACAGCGAGCGCCAGTTCCCGCAAGAGGCGACCGACGCGAGCTACGTCGACCGCCTCGAACGCGAGTATCCCTTCCATCCGACCGTCATCGATACGCTCACTGAGAAGATCGACACGATCCCGAAGTTCCAGCGTACGCGTGGTGCACTAAAACTCCTCGCGCGCGCCGTCTACTATCGGTGGAACAATCAGCCCGAGCACTTCGAACGCCACTGGCTCCGCCTCTACGATCTCACCCCCGCAGACGACGCCCCGAGTGGCAGCATCAACTCGACGCTCCACGAGTCGCTCTTCGAATTCGTCGACCTCAGTTCGGCCGTCTCCGCAGACATCTACACCGAAGACGGAACCGCTCACGCCCAACTCGAAGACCGGAAATGGACGGAGAAAGGCATCCCACCGCTCGGCTCTCACATGACGACGGCCGTCCTCTGGCACAGTCTCGCCTACGGTGAGCAGGCCACCGGTTTCACGCGTGCGGAGATGAACGAGACGCTCGGCCATCCTGGGATTCGGTTCGACAACTATGACTCCGCGCTGGACGCGCTCGGGGGGTCAGACATGAGCGTCGCGTGCTACTATCTCTACGACGAGGAGCGCGTGCGCTTCAAATCCGACCCGAACCTCATCCGGATCATCGACCAGCGCGTCGACAACACTCCCGACGCGCAGGCACGCTCCCGGTTCGAGGCCCGTCTCGAGAGCGAGACCGGGACGGGCGCGTTCGAGCCAGTCCTCTACCCCGAGTCCCCCGCAGACCTCCCGGACAAGGCTTCGACACCGCAGATCGCCGTGATGCACATGGACACGGCGCCGGTCACCGAGGACCTCCTCACCGACGAGGGCAACGAGGAGTCGATCCCGGAGAAGGTGCAGTCGCTCTACCAGAAATCCGCCTCGAAGCAGGGCGGTGACGTCCAGAGTCGCGTCTATAAGAACTACGTCCTCTTCCTCGCACCCGACGACGAGCGCGTGCGGAGCGCCGTCGACGAGGCCCGCCACCTGGAAGCGATCGAGGCGCTCCTCGACAACTCGCAGCGGACGGCCGACCTCTCCGACGAGCAGTTGGAGGATCTCAAGGAACGCCAGCAGGAGAAGTACGGCCTCCTCGGCGAACTCGTCCGTGGCGTGTATCGCCACCTCTACTACGTCGACCGCGACGGCCTCACGCACATCACGATCAACGCGACCGAAGCCAACGGCGGAACGAGTCTCGTCCACGCTGTCGAGGAGACGCTCGAGGATCGACTGATCAAGGCGGACGCTGATGCAAAGGGTGTGGCGTTCTTCAAGCAGAAGCTCTGGCAGCGCACCCAGGACTCGATGACGACCCAGCAACTCGTCGAGCAGTTCGCGAAGAAGCCCGGACTCCCCTACCTCCTGAGCACGAAGCCGCTACGGAAGACCGTCGCGAAGATGGTCGACGAAGCCGGATACACGTACTGGGACAGCGAGGCCGAACTCGCCTACTGGGACGGTGAGTCCGCGGACGAGCCGGAGAACTGGTCGAAGCGCTCGCCGTTCGCTGAGTCGCCGGACGTCCGCACCACGATCTCCGATACGGACGTGAAAATCGGTTCGGAGTACGTCGTCTACACGAGCATCGAGGCGCTCCTCGACGTCCACCATGACCCGATCCGACCACCGGAAGCGACGAAGGTCGAGTGTGCCGAGGATGGCTGCACGACGATGGTCGAGCCGTCCGGTGACGGCCCCGCCTACTGTGCGGAGCACGAGGAGACCACGACGGCGACCTGCGAGAGTTGTGGCCGGGAGTTCGAGGAGAGCGAGTTGAACGCGGCGGGCCTCTGCCGGGAGTGCGCCCAGCCCTCGGGGTGGGAGTCCTCGACGAGTCAGATGGCGGCATCGCGGGCGTTCAACGAGATTCGAACGCACGCGCTCTCGAAGTCGCCGGCGGACGGCACTCCGGGAATCTCCCAGGTGACAGTCGAAGTGATGGGGGAGGACCGCCTCTCGAAGGGGTCGTTCATCGCCCAGCGGGGCGCGTTCACCGACCGCGAGGAGCAGGTGTCCGTCCGGATGAACTACGACGTGAAGACTTCGACGGGCTCGACGTACAACGCGAGCTATCAGGGGAGTCTCACGGACTTCTCGCGCGTGACGAACCAGCCAGACCCCTTCGGGGAATCAGTCAACGTCACGCTGAAGTTCCGGGTCGACTTCGAGGAACCCGAAGCGATAACTGACGCCGAGGACGACGTCCTCGCGGAACTCCAAGCGGGCCTCGGCGAGACCAATATCGACGTGAAAGTTCAAGCCAGAGGACCGACCGAAATACCCGCAGAGGTCACTCAATGACACCACAACTCGACCCGGCGAGCGCGGGCACGGCGACCGAGGACGCACCAGCCTCCTCGTTCGGGAGTAGCGTCTACGGCGGTCGTCCGACGTTCGCGCTCGCCCGGCGCGAGAGCCAGAAGGGCGGTGCGGTCACGCTCTACGAACTCCTCCCGAGTGAGCAGGCGGCCGCGCGTCGCGACCGACTCGAACGCCGCGGGCGCTCACTTCGCGTTGAGGCCTTCGCGGACGTCTTCGAGGACTCGACGGACGACGTCCTGACGCGGTGGTCGTGGGGGGAGTGGGCGGCCGTGAAGGTCGCCCGCCTCGACGGTGGGCGCTTCCGCGCGCTCGTCCCCCTCCTCCAGGAGACCCTCGACGGCGCCGGCCTCGACCACACCACCGTCACCGGAAGTGGTACTGGCGACGTCTTCCTCCCCGAGACCGTCGGCGTTCGACTCGCGCTCGCGTTTCGGGGCATCAAGCCCATCCAGCGCGTCGACCGCATGCGTGCCTTCTGCCGCGGCCTCGCCCGCATGAGCGACGAAGAATGCTACTACTGGCACGCCAAGTGTCGCGCCCCGTCCAGCCCGAACGGCGAAAAAGCACTCCGGACCCTACTCACTGATCATCTATGACTGACCACGACGACGACCTGAAACCGCTCGCGATTGAGGGCGAACTACCCCTGAAAGCCGTCGGGATCGAGAACCTAAAAGAGGGGAACCCGAAACATATGCCCCCCCACCGGTATCTACATCCGTGGTTCGCTCGACGGCCCACTCCTGCAAGCCGATTAGCGATATTAGCGTCAGTATTACCGAAGGGTTTTGACCATGATGAATTATTACAGCTGATGCAAATCGGCCCCCGGGAAGGCGTATCCAATATTGCAGAGTACGTGGAGTCAAAAAAGGCTACAGAAGACCAGAGAAGTGGGAATCTGGAGAGCCACTATGGTTATCCGAGACCATTTACGCGGTCGCCGACTGAGACTCAGAGAGAAGCTTTTCATTCTGAGGTTGAAGAATTGTGGGGGGACTTACCGACAGTTCTGGATCCAACCGCAGGTGGCGGTGTAATACCCTATGAGTCCCTTCGATATGGTCTACCCACCAAGGCAAATGAACTGAATCCAATTCCAACTCTTATCTTGAAGGTTCTACTTGAGTACGCACCATCTGTAGGTGGCCTCAGGCAAGAGCTGGAATATTGGAGCAAAAAAATCGATCAAAGTGCTACCCAATCAATTTCAGAATTTTTCCCGTCGAAAAAAGAAGGCAGAGAAATAGACTGTTATATTACTACAAATGTTATCTCATGCCCCACCTGTGGTAGCGATATTCCTTTGGTCGCAAAGTGGGAAGTGAGAACAAGAAAGGGTGCTGAAACGATCGTCGTGAAGCCAGAGGTACTTGATAACGGATCGGTTAAATATGAGTGCCTAACTGACCCCTCTGAAGAAGAATTAAATGGATATGACCCCAGTAACGGTCCTGTTTCGAGAGGGGGGGATGCCGAATGCCTTGATTGTGGAGTCGTCACCGAGAGTGAGGAGGTCAGAAACCGATTCGAGAGTGGAGACTATACGTATGACACATACTGTGTTCGTTATATCGATTCGGATGGGAATTACAAATTCAGGTCGCCTGAGAAGATTGATGAAGAGGCTTACGAAGCTACGGTTGAACATGTCGAGTCGGACTACGAGATGTCCACTTTCCTGAATACAGAGATACCAGCGGGTGAGAAAACCACTGAGCCACGAGAGCATGGTGTTACTCAGTGGAGAGAAATATTCAGCCCTCGGCAATTAGCCTCTCACTATGAATATCTGAGAGCTTATCAAGAGTGCATAGATGATATTCGGGAAAAATATGACGAGGAGAAGGCCGAGGCAATTCTGGTGATCCTATCACTCGCCTCCGGAAAGATGATCGATTATAATTCCAGGCTTTCTCCTTGGAATACGAGCAGAGGCATCCCATCAAATGCCCTCGGCGGGAAACATTTCTCATTACAAAAATCATTTGCTGACGTTAATATGGCAACAGTAGGTATCGGTAGTTACCAGTCTTCAGTCAGACGGTTGGTAGACTCATATCAGGACATAGTAAACTATCTCCCTAGCGGTTCACAGACAGGTGAGGTCACCTCACGGGATGCTGCGAATCTTCCTTATTCAGATGGGGAAATTCAGTCTGTCGTAATCGACCCACCATATTATAGCAGCATTATGTATGCCGAACTATCCGATATATTTTATGTTTGGCTTAATGAATACGTTGGTGAGCTATTCCCAGAATATTTCGATTCTGACTTAAGCGACAAGGATAATGAGGCAGTTGCCAACCCGAGCCGTTTTGAGGCTGTTGCAGGTTCTCAATCTTCAAAGAAAGAACTCGCTAGCCAATTCTATGAAGATAAAATGAGTGATATTTTCTCAGAAGCTTATCGGACACTAGAGTCTGGGGGGGTTATGACGGTGATGTTCACGCATAAAGAGACTGATGCATGGGACACACTAACGATGTCCCTTATCCGGTCCGGATTCATTATCACGTCAACTCATCCGATTACCAGTGAAATGCCAACCAGAATTGATACCCGTGGGGGTGGCTCAGCCGATTCTACTCTCCTCCTCACGGGTCGCAAACCCCACGAGGAACGCGATCCGGAGAACGCGGTTCCGACCCTCTGGAGCGACGTCGAGGCGGATACCCGGGAGGCCGCGAAGGAGGCCGCCCGCGACCTCCTCGAATCCGGTGTCTCACTCACGAAGACGGACGTGATCATCTCGGCGTTCGGGCCGACACTCAGAGTCTTCGCGGACGCCTACCCGGTCGTCGACGACGAGGACGAGGAGGTGCCGCCGCGGAAGGCCCTCGAAACGGCGCGGGAGGCCGTCACCCAGATTCTCGTCGACGAGTACCTGGAGGGGATGGACGTCGACAATCTCGACGACGTCACGGAGTGGTACATCCTCTGCTGGCTCGTCCACGAGTCCGAGACGTTCGCCTACGACGACGGCCGCCAGCTCGGTCTCGGGATCGGCGTCGACATCGACGACATCAAGCGCTCGACGAAGACGTGGCGCAAGAGCCGCGGCGACATCAGCCTCCGCGGGCACGACGGCCGGGTGCAGAACATCAACGAGAAACCCGAGGATCGCTCCAGCCGGCTGCCGGTCGACCCGGACGACCTCTCGTTCCCGCGCGCGCTCGACGCCGTCCACGCCGCGATGCACGTCTACGAGAAGAAGGGCGAAGCCGCGACCGTCGAGTGGCTCCGCGAGCGAAACTTCGACACCGACGCCCAGTTCAAGGAGACGCTGAAGGCGCTCCTCCAGGTGCTGCCGCACAACCACGAGGACTGGGAACTCGCCCGTGACCTCGCGGTCGGTCGGACGAGCGACGTGCTCAACCTCGACTTCAGCCCGAACGTCTTCGCCGAGAGCGGAGACGAGACGAAACAGACCGAACTGGGCGAACACGAGAACTGACGACGACCACAGATCCCCCATATCACATGCTCTCCGAGATATTCGACGATTGGAGTCTCAGCGACGCACACCTCCTGCGTACGGACATACGCGGGACCGAATACGAACCGATCGATGTCGAGGCCGCGGCGTCGAGAGCGAGAGAGGAACTCGACATTCGCGTCCCGGAGAAGAACGGGTACGCCGTTCCGCTGTTCGAGAAACACGAGCCGGTACCGACGGACGAGTACGTCATCTACCGACCCGAGAAGGGACACATCGGCTGGTACGACTCGGGGTTCGGTATTGGCGGCGCCGAACGGTTCGCCGACTGCGAGCGGCTACGTGAGAATGAGATCGGACACCGACTGCGGTTCTGGCTCGACGAACACCGCACCAACGTCGAACTGGACGTCGACGAGGCAGACCTTCCCGACGAACGAGTCCATCCGACCGATCGGCTCAGCGAGGACGCCCGGCGCGGGTTCTTCGACGATTTGAGGGGCTTCGTCGACTCCGAACGGGAGGCCGAACGCCAAGGGAACTGGGAGCGATACGAGGAGATCGGTCTTGAGGACTCCATCCAGCGAAATCAGGTTTCGGGTCCGTTCATAAGCCTCGGATCGACGTCCAGGGAAGGCGAGACCCTGTACAGGTACCAGTTCGCGGACGACGAGGACCAAGATGACGAAATCGTCGTCGACCTTCGCGACGACGAGGGAATATTCCCCGGGAACCGATGCATCCTCGACATCGAATCCGACGACCAGCATTTCCCGATCGAAGCCGAGGTCCGTTCGGTCACCGACCCCCAGATCACGATTCGGCCCGTCTGGGATAGAATTCCCGACCGGAGCGTAGTCGAGAAGATCCTCACCAGCAACGACGCGGAGGTGTGGCTGCACGAGCTACTGAATCCGGTTCCGTACGATAGGCGTATCGACGCGATCAATCAAGTCGAGCAGAACGACCGAAAGCGGGACCTGTTGACCGGCGACCGTCCCATCGAATACTCCGTCAACAAGTACGCCCCACCGAACCCCGGACTCGAACTGAACGAGTATCAGCAACTCGCCCTCGTCTGGGCCGATAGTGCGGAAGACGTCGTGTGCATCCACGGCCCACCGGGGACGGGAAAGACTCGAACCCTCACCGCGTACGTCAGGCACGCCGTTTCGCGTGGTGAATCCGTCCTCGTGACCGCCCACTCGAATCAAGCCGTCGACAACCTCCTCGTCGGCGACAGTTCACTCGGAACGCCGGAGGATGGGACGCTCCACGCGATGGCACAGGACGACGACGTCGACCTGTCCATTGCACGCGTCGGGAATAACTCCCGGAGCCGGGTCGTTCAGAACCACTACACTGGTCGCTCGACGAGCGAAGCCGACGTCATCGCCGCGACGACGAGCGGCACCGCGACCTTCGACCAAGACGAGTTCGATGTCGCGGTCGTCGACGAGGCGACACAGGCGAGCCGGCCGGCGACCGCGATCGTGTTGAACAGCGCCGAAAAGCTCGTCTTAGCCGGCGACCACAAGCAGCTGACACCGTACTGCGCCGACGAGACGAAGAAGGAAGAGGACATGCACATCTCGTTGTTCGAGTATCTCCTCGAACGGTACGATGGCGCGCTCTCGGTGCTGTTGGAGAAACAATACCGGATGAACGAGGAGATCGCCGCGTTCCCCAACGAGGCGTTCTACGACGGGAAACTCAAGACCGCCGACCGGAATCGCGACTGGTCGATATCCGACCTCAAACCGTTCATGGGAGTCGACATCGACGGACGGGAAAAGACACCGAGCTACGGGAATTCGTACTATAATCCGGACGAGGCTGAGGCGGTCGCAAAGCAGGTACAACTCTTAGCACAGAGCGGAGTTGCATCGGAGGACATCGGCGTCATTTCCGCGTATAGCGGGCAGGTATCCGAGATACACGATCGGGTGAACCGACTCGACATCGAGGACCCGCGAGCGGTCAGTGTCGACACCGTCGACTCGTTTCAGGGTGGGGAGCGAGAGGCGATCATCGTCTCGTTCGTCCGGAGCAATGATGACGGCTATAGCGGCTTCTTGGAGTTCCCCGACGAGGGCCCGCGACGACTGAACGTCGCGCTAACGAGAGCACGGAAGCGTCTCGTATTGGTCGGCAACTGGGAGACGTTAGGCACGTGTGCGCCCCACCGGTCGAGTGGGGAGAGCTGTGCTGACCTCTATGAGAATCTGGCGGACCACATTCGATCGCGTGAGAGAATGCTCTCGATGAAAGAGTGAGCGTTACTCCTTCACACTGACTCGTCGACCAACGAGATATCCTTGTTCGGCCTGGAGGCGGACACGGATCGTTTCGCCAACCGTACCGCCCTCGATGTGCACTTGGTGGTTCTTGTAGCGCCCCATCGTATCTCGGGTACCACCGTCAGACTTGATCGTCACTTCAACTACCTCCCCTTCGATCTCGGATTGTGAGACTCCCGTACCCGAGGAGCGGGATGAGCGCGACGTCGTGTTCGACTGGTCATTGCTGACTTCTGCGTTCGATCGCCGATACGATTCTTCGGATTGGACTTCGCCGTCGACGATGACGTTACTGTTCTTTCGAGCGCGGTCGTGGAACGTGCCTTTGCTATCACCGACGTCACCTGGCATCGACTCCCCAGTATCGTACGCCGGGTCGTTGCGGTGACCGTACCCGTAGCGATCCTTGTTATCTCTACTCATACCAGTAATGTGTACCTTCTTTCATATATGTCTGCGGGATATATTCGCTTTAGATCAGTACTGTATTCAACCGACGACGACAGAACGGTAGAATCAATCCCGATGACATGATTTGGGGCCGTTGACGCCTTCAGGATGCATTTCTCTTTACTCCGTGGTCTGTTTCACACAACGAGGATCGGGAGTCCGGTCGCTACTTAGCCTTGGCTAGACGAGCGATGTTCTCAACTCTACATTCATTCCGAGCGTCTTTGCCGACAAGGTCGACGTAACGCGATAGAGCGGTCTCGAAGACTACTGACCGTCTAACTCCCCATCTTCCAGAGGTCTGGCATTATCAGATTCTCCGCCCGTATCGAGGAATTCTGTCTGTGAATCGGTGGTTGCGATATCGTCCATGAACTCCGGCATTTCGAGTTCCTCATCTCCAAGCTCGTCCGCCTCGATTAGTGGGGAGTCGAGTACCTGCTCGTATTCGGCGCGTGCATCGCGATAGGTCTCGAAGCGATCCTGGAGCGGCGATAGCACCGCAGCGTCCTCCGTAAACAACCCCAGTAGCTGTCCCGAAATCGAATACCACATCGCCGCGAAGACCGGATTCTCAGCACGTCCGAGCTCCTCACCAGCAGCTTCGATGAACTGGATGACCCACTCCGAATCATCCGCCATGCGACTCGCGAACTCACCGATTCCACCGAGAACCTCCATGAAGAGGTCGTCCTGCATCTGAACGAGCGAGGTGCGAACCATTCCATCCTCACCGGCGTCATCAATCATCGATCCCACCCGTGACTCAAGAGCAGTCTCGACGTCGACGTTCGACTCAAGCGTGTCGAGGAACGTGCGGCACTCAGCGAAGAATCCGAGGGCGACTTCGCGGTCGAGACCATAGGTTTCGAGAACATCGAGAATCTCCTTCTGCTGCTCTCGCTTCTCCTCCTCGGTCGTAGCCTCACGATATATCATGACTCGACAGAGCATTTCGAGCCCATCCTGTACCGCCGCACCATCTGGTTCGTCGAGATAATCTGTGAACTTGTCTTCCTGAATCTCTTCAAGGACAGACTCATAAATATCGTAAGCAGTTTTCTCAAACTCGACTGGGCCTCGTGAACGGACCTGACCACGGAGAAGATTGATGAGAAGGAGACCAACGCGATAGTCAGCTTCCTCGCCCTCCTCGACCTCCTGTTCAGCGAACGTCTCGTAGAAACGGTCGATCTCCGGAACCAATAGTCGACTATGGTGGTCGAGAGGGGAATAGGGAGCAAAGCCCATTACGAAGTTCAGACGCTCTCCCGGACCAAATCCGAGCTGTTCAATCTCCGACGCGAGCTCTGTGGGAGACGGGTTCTCACCGAGAAGGTTTTCCAGATGAATACCGGCGAACGTACTGTACGCGAATCCTTGAAGAGGCGCCAGCTGGGACGTGTCCTGTTCGGCGAACGCCTCGTGCGCGTAATACTGGAACGCCGCTCGATGAGTCGTGTCGGTCTCATCTGTTCGCTCGTAGAGGAACTCTCGGAACAGTGGGTGTACGTCATAGACTAACAGTCCAGATTCATCCGACCGCCCGAGTTCCCGGATGATGATTTTCTCGCGGAGGCTCTCGAGTGTCTGTCGAACCTCGCTCCTCGAGAAGTCATCAAGGATGTTCGTACAGAGTTCTGCATCCAGTTCAATGAGTGGAGACGTATAGCGGAGGAACGTCTCTTCACGCTCACTGAGCGACTTGAGGTACTGTTTCTCGATGTAATCATAGACGTCGTCGCGGATCTGGAGTTCAGGCTCTGTATCTGAGGTCTCGATGAGAAGGTCGAGATAATAGGGATGGCCATCGACAGCAGAATGAATCTCCTCGATACGGGACTCAGAGATACCCTCGAACGCATCCCGGAGGATTATACCGGATTCCTCTAGGTCGTACATTTCGAGTTCTATCGAACATGCGGCCCCATCGTATGGGATACGGCCCGTCGTCACGAGGCGAGCTGCGGGACCAAGCGCCTCAGAGAGTTCTCTAAGGAAATCACGAGTCTGCTCCGGCGAGTCAGGAGCGATCTTGTGCACGTCCTTCAGATAGAGGACGAGTGGATCGCCGATTGAGAGATTCTCCGTGAGCAATTGGAGTTTCTTGAGATGCCGAGAGCGATCATCCAACTGGACACCCACGGAGAAGTTCCATATTCCGAGGTCTACACCGGTAACCTGATTTTTGAACGATTGGATGACGCCCGCAGCGTCCCGCGCCCCAGCCAATAGGTCCTGGGCGATAACGTCCGGCGTGTGCCCCCGGCGAACAGTTACACCACGGACTCGCGATCGATCCTCGAGATCTTCCAGCACGTCATCAAGGAACTGATTAACGCCGACTCCAGGTTCGCCGTAGAGGTGGACGGTCTGTTCGCCAGCGTGGATCGCCTCATGAACGGTGTCCAGTTCATCAGAGCGAACGTTGGATCTCAAGATACATCTGGGAACGAGATACACTTACAAAAACCTAGCCGTGTTGAAACCTTCTCCCGGTCACAGAGCCACTGTGCAAGCTACAGAGGAGGTTATTGGAAATCCGTAGTTTAAGGAATCTGTTCTCGGACTTGAAGCAGCGCGTACCCGACTCCCAACCACAAGGCTAGCGCGGCTAAGAAGCCAAGTATGGCACTTACGAGCATACTCACTAGAGCTGGTACTTCAATAATAAATCCTTCTCGCCAAGAGTCTAATTGAGTCCAAGTGTCGGGGACCCAGAAGGTGGAACCGACGCAGAGGTGGTGGTTAAGTATCAGCCCCGAAAACGATGAGCCATATCACCGATGGCTGAGCTCCCGGAGTATGACTGGCAGTCGATTTATGAGAGCCAACCCGCGACTACCGGCTCCAATCTCGTCAACGAGTTCTATATCCCCGCACTCAAGCGCAGCGTTCAGTACGACCGTGTCGCCGGTTACTTCTCGAGTAGTGCGCTCGCCGTTGCGGCGCGTGGGATTCACGCGCTCGTCGAGAACGATGGCGAGATGCGGCTCATCGTCGGTGCAGAGCTCTACGAAACGGACCGCCCGGTTCTCGAAGCCCTGACTGACGAACTCGGCGAGGACTTGGACGAACTCGACGACGAGCAGTTGAACGCCCGCCTCCAACTACTCGCGCATCTCCTTCGCGACGGCCGCCTCACCATCAAAGTCGCCGTTCCCCGCCGAGGCAACTGGGGGATCTTCCATCCGAAAGTCGGGATCTTCCATGATAACGCGGAGAACGCGATATCCTTTGAGGGGAGTGTCAACGAGACCGCGGGTGGGTGGGAGCGGAACTACGAACGCTT encodes:
- a CDS encoding DUF1156 domain-containing protein, whose product is MTDHDDDLKPLAIEGELPLKAVGIENLKEGNPKHMPPHRYLHPWFARRPTPASRLAILASVLPKGFDHDELLQLMQIGPREGVSNIAEYVESKKATEDQRSGNLESHYGYPRPFTRSPTETQREAFHSEVEELWGDLPTVLDPTAGGGVIPYESLRYGLPTKANELNPIPTLILKVLLEYAPSVGGLRQELEYWSKKIDQSATQSISEFFPSKKEGREIDCYITTNVISCPTCGSDIPLVAKWEVRTRKGAETIVVKPEVLDNGSVKYECLTDPSEEELNGYDPSNGPVSRGGDAECLDCGVVTESEEVRNRFESGDYTYDTYCVRYIDSDGNYKFRSPEKIDEEAYEATVEHVESDYEMSTFLNTEIPAGEKTTEPREHGVTQWREIFSPRQLASHYEYLRAYQECIDDIREKYDEEKAEAILVILSLASGKMIDYNSRLSPWNTSRGIPSNALGGKHFSLQKSFADVNMATVGIGSYQSSVRRLVDSYQDIVNYLPSGSQTGEVTSRDAANLPYSDGEIQSVVIDPPYYSSIMYAELSDIFYVWLNEYVGELFPEYFDSDLSDKDNEAVANPSRFEAVAGSQSSKKELASQFYEDKMSDIFSEAYRTLESGGVMTVMFTHKETDAWDTLTMSLIRSGFIITSTHPITSEMPTRIDTRGGGSADSTLLLTGRKPHEERDPENAVPTLWSDVEADTREAAKEAARDLLESGVSLTKTDVIISAFGPTLRVFADAYPVVDDEDEEVPPRKALETAREAVTQILVDEYLEGMDVDNLDDVTEWYILCWLVHESETFAYDDGRQLGLGIGVDIDDIKRSTKTWRKSRGDISLRGHDGRVQNINEKPEDRSSRLPVDPDDLSFPRALDAVHAAMHVYEKKGEAATVEWLRERNFDTDAQFKETLKALLQVLPHNHEDWELARDLAVGRTSDVLNLDFSPNVFAESGDETKQTELGEHEN
- a CDS encoding DEAD/DEAH box helicase, encoding MLSEIFDDWSLSDAHLLRTDIRGTEYEPIDVEAAASRAREELDIRVPEKNGYAVPLFEKHEPVPTDEYVIYRPEKGHIGWYDSGFGIGGAERFADCERLRENEIGHRLRFWLDEHRTNVELDVDEADLPDERVHPTDRLSEDARRGFFDDLRGFVDSEREAERQGNWERYEEIGLEDSIQRNQVSGPFISLGSTSREGETLYRYQFADDEDQDDEIVVDLRDDEGIFPGNRCILDIESDDQHFPIEAEVRSVTDPQITIRPVWDRIPDRSVVEKILTSNDAEVWLHELLNPVPYDRRIDAINQVEQNDRKRDLLTGDRPIEYSVNKYAPPNPGLELNEYQQLALVWADSAEDVVCIHGPPGTGKTRTLTAYVRHAVSRGESVLVTAHSNQAVDNLLVGDSSLGTPEDGTLHAMAQDDDVDLSIARVGNNSRSRVVQNHYTGRSTSEADVIAATTSGTATFDQDEFDVAVVDEATQASRPATAIVLNSAEKLVLAGDHKQLTPYCADETKKEEDMHISLFEYLLERYDGALSVLLEKQYRMNEEIAAFPNEAFYDGKLKTADRNRDWSISDLKPFMGVDIDGREKTPSYGNSYYNPDEAEAVAKQVQLLAQSGVASEDIGVISAYSGQVSEIHDRVNRLDIEDPRAVSVDTVDSFQGGEREAIIVSFVRSNDDGYSGFLEFPDEGPRRLNVALTRARKRLVLVGNWETLGTCAPHRSSGESCADLYENLADHIRSRERMLSMKE